Proteins encoded together in one Solidesulfovibrio fructosivorans JJ] window:
- the recA gene encoding recombinase RecA has product MARKPAQSPEDFRNEALATALTTIERKHGQGAVMRLDDAAHVKIPSIPTGSIGLDLALGIGGIPKGRITEIYGPESSGKTTLALHIIAESQKLGGTAAFIDAEHALDVNYARRLGVNTPELLISQPDYGEQALDIADLLVRSGAVDVVVIDSVAALIPQAELEGEMGETQVGGQARLMSHAMRKLTGTIHKSQTSVIFINQIRMKIGMTGYGSPETTTGGNALKFYASVRLDIRRIQTLKDKEETYGSRCRVKVVKNKVAPPFREAQFDILYGTGVSREGELIDMGVDAGIVDKSGAWFSFGSERLGQGRDNVRAFLQEHTDIRGQIEGKLLEHLGFAEGTPPPISPEAIEEEDGM; this is encoded by the coding sequence ATGGCCCGCAAACCAGCCCAGTCCCCGGAAGATTTCCGTAACGAAGCCCTGGCCACCGCGCTCACCACCATCGAGCGCAAGCACGGCCAAGGCGCTGTCATGCGCCTGGACGACGCGGCCCATGTGAAGATTCCGTCCATCCCCACCGGCTCTATCGGTCTCGATCTGGCCCTTGGCATCGGCGGCATCCCCAAAGGCCGCATCACCGAGATTTACGGCCCGGAATCCTCGGGCAAAACCACGCTCGCCCTGCACATCATCGCCGAATCGCAAAAACTCGGCGGCACGGCGGCCTTCATCGACGCGGAACACGCCCTGGACGTCAACTACGCCCGGCGGCTCGGCGTCAATACCCCGGAACTGCTCATCTCCCAGCCCGACTACGGCGAGCAGGCCCTCGACATCGCCGACCTGCTCGTGCGATCGGGAGCCGTGGACGTGGTGGTCATCGACTCTGTCGCGGCGCTCATTCCCCAGGCCGAACTCGAGGGCGAGATGGGCGAGACCCAGGTCGGCGGCCAGGCGCGGCTCATGTCCCACGCCATGCGCAAGCTGACCGGCACCATCCACAAGTCGCAGACCTCGGTCATCTTCATCAACCAGATCCGCATGAAGATCGGCATGACCGGCTACGGCAGCCCGGAAACCACCACCGGCGGCAACGCGCTCAAATTTTACGCCAGCGTGCGCCTGGACATCCGCCGTATCCAGACGCTCAAGGACAAGGAAGAGACCTACGGCAGCCGCTGCCGGGTCAAGGTGGTGAAGAACAAGGTCGCGCCGCCGTTTCGCGAGGCCCAGTTCGACATCCTTTACGGCACGGGCGTTTCCCGCGAGGGCGAGCTCATCGACATGGGCGTGGACGCCGGCATCGTGGACAAGTCCGGGGCCTGGTTCTCCTTCGGTTCCGAACGTCTGGGCCAGGGCCGCGACAACGTGCGGGCCTTTCTCCAGGAACATACCGACATTCGCGGACAGATCGAAGGCAAGCTGCTCGAGCACCTGGGCTTCGCCGAGGGTACGCCGCCGCCCATCTCCCCCGAGGCCATCGAGGAAGAAGACGGCATGTAA
- a CDS encoding molybdopterin-containing oxidoreductase family protein, translated as MPFQKAICPYDCPTTCGLLVKTDGERIVGVQGDHDAPAPHGKICAKMRRYEKSIHAPDRILTPLTRVDAKGSGRFAPISWDEAIAAIAAQWRRALRESGPDSILPFYYSGVMSLIQRNCGDALFNRMGACSLVKTLCASAKGAGYAAVVGKTGCLDPRELDDSDFFLVWGANMKATRLQGMANLLRARKRGKRVVLIESYAQDMAPHCDQVVLITPGTDGALALAMMHVLVAENLADFDFLEKESLGFEEFKASLAASTPLWAQGVTGVPARVIVALAREYAAASAPAIILGSGNSRHGNGGMTVRLITILSAFTGAWKRRGGGLCGCDPGGGPYVDARRITRPDLRKNTARRVNINKLASALRPGQTQTPIRCLHVYASNPVGSVCDQQGIRRGLRNPELFTVVHERFMTDTARYADIILPATFSVEHTDCYSSYGYCTFGTAYKAIPAPGACKSNWDIFRLLAQAMGYTDSHFDRGEEALLEELLRHPMPALQGLSDGQRETLRRGGLVSVPYADHTAWKTPSGKMEIVNSALAAPLPGYRENHGGPYPLRLIAAPSVETLNSVFLEREGLVTRRGPMTLAMHPGDAAARGIADGDAVTAHNDLGEVPFVARVTPLVAKGAVAAAGIFRASQSANGNLVNTLHHERLSDIGEATTLNDNTVEVRRA; from the coding sequence ATGCCATTCCAGAAAGCCATTTGTCCCTACGACTGTCCCACCACCTGCGGCCTGCTGGTCAAAACCGACGGCGAACGCATCGTGGGCGTGCAGGGCGACCACGACGCCCCCGCGCCCCACGGCAAGATCTGCGCCAAGATGCGGCGCTACGAAAAATCCATCCATGCGCCGGACCGGATTCTCACGCCGCTTACGCGTGTCGACGCCAAAGGGTCGGGCCGTTTCGCGCCGATTTCCTGGGACGAGGCCATTGCGGCCATCGCGGCGCAATGGCGACGCGCGCTTCGCGAATCGGGGCCGGACTCCATCTTGCCGTTTTACTACTCGGGGGTCATGAGCCTAATCCAGCGCAACTGCGGCGACGCCCTGTTCAACAGGATGGGAGCGTGCTCCCTGGTCAAGACCCTGTGCGCCTCGGCCAAGGGCGCCGGATACGCGGCGGTGGTGGGCAAGACCGGCTGCCTCGACCCCAGGGAACTCGACGACAGCGATTTCTTCCTCGTCTGGGGCGCCAACATGAAGGCCACGCGGCTGCAAGGCATGGCGAACCTGCTCAGGGCGCGAAAACGCGGCAAGCGCGTCGTCCTTATCGAAAGCTACGCGCAGGATATGGCTCCCCACTGCGACCAGGTGGTGCTGATCACCCCGGGCACGGACGGGGCCCTGGCCCTGGCCATGATGCATGTCCTGGTCGCGGAGAACCTGGCCGATTTCGATTTTCTGGAAAAGGAAAGCCTCGGCTTCGAGGAATTCAAGGCCTCCCTCGCCGCGAGCACGCCGTTATGGGCGCAGGGCGTGACAGGGGTTCCCGCGCGCGTCATCGTCGCCCTGGCAAGGGAGTATGCCGCCGCGTCCGCGCCGGCCATCATTTTGGGCAGCGGCAACTCGCGCCACGGAAACGGCGGCATGACCGTGCGCCTGATCACCATCCTGTCCGCGTTCACCGGAGCCTGGAAGCGCCGGGGAGGCGGGCTGTGCGGCTGCGATCCCGGCGGCGGCCCCTATGTGGACGCAAGGCGCATCACGCGCCCGGATTTGCGAAAAAACACCGCGCGCAGGGTCAACATCAACAAGCTGGCCTCGGCGCTTCGTCCCGGGCAAACGCAAACGCCGATCCGTTGCCTGCATGTGTATGCCAGCAATCCGGTCGGTTCGGTCTGCGACCAGCAAGGCATCCGGCGCGGGCTGCGCAACCCGGAACTCTTCACCGTCGTGCACGAGCGGTTCATGACCGACACGGCGCGTTATGCCGACATCATCCTCCCCGCCACGTTCTCGGTCGAACACACCGATTGTTACAGCTCCTACGGCTACTGCACCTTCGGCACGGCCTACAAGGCGATCCCCGCCCCGGGCGCCTGCAAAAGCAACTGGGACATCTTCCGCCTGCTCGCCCAGGCCATGGGCTATACGGACAGCCATTTCGATCGCGGCGAGGAAGCGCTTCTCGAAGAACTGCTGCGCCATCCGATGCCCGCGTTGCAGGGGCTTTCCGACGGGCAACGGGAGACGTTGCGACGCGGCGGGCTGGTATCAGTCCCGTATGCCGATCACACCGCCTGGAAAACGCCGTCCGGCAAGATGGAAATCGTCAATAGCGCCCTGGCCGCGCCCCTGCCGGGGTATCGGGAGAACCACGGCGGTCCCTATCCCCTGCGGCTCATCGCCGCGCCGAGCGTCGAGACGCTCAACTCCGTTTTTCTGGAACGCGAGGGACTGGTGACGCGTCGCGGGCCGATGACCCTGGCCATGCACCCCGGGGATGCGGCCGCGCGCGGCATTGCCGACGGCGATGCCGTCACGGCGCATAACGATCTCGGGGAGGTGCCCTTCGTCGCCCGCGTCACGCCCCTGGTCGCCAAAGGCGCGGTCGCCGCGGCCGGCATATTCCGGGCCAGCCAGTCCGCCAACGGCAATCTGGTCAACACCCTGCACCACGAGCGCCTCTCGGACATCGGCGAGGCCACGACGCTCAACGACAACACCGTCGAGGTGCGACGGGCGTGA
- the alaS gene encoding alanine--tRNA ligase encodes MMTAHEIRAKFLDFFAAQGHQKVASSPLIPREDPSLLFTNAGMVQFKKVFLGQDKPGYKRATTSQKCLRVGGKHNDLENVGRTARHHTFFEMLGNFSFGDYFKEDAIRFAWTFLTEVIGLDKSRLYATVYQDDDEAFGLWQKVAGLSPDRIYRLGEKDNFWSMGDTGPCGPCSEIMYDRGEEVSCGPDCGIGTCDCDRYLEIWNLVFMQYDQLESGERVALPRPSIDTGMGLERIAAVVQGVHSNFDIDLFQTIIATAASIAGVTYGATDEQDTALRVIADHSRAVAFLVADGVMPSNEGRGYVLRRLIRRALRFGKLIGLSDPFLFKTAGTVVEVMGDAYPELVATRDFMERMVREEEERFGVTLDKGLAILAEELDRMEAAGEKTITGQFAFKLYDTYGFPLDIVNDVAGKRGITTDEDGYKACMAEQKARAKKAWKGSGETDPAVLFLELLESGMKSRFVGYETLTAQSRVNALISAEGQAVERLTAGETGYAVCAVTPFYGESGGQAGDVGAITTLTGNATVTGTIKAGPELTAHHITIAAGEILLDQEADLAVDTAVRAATARNHTCTHLLHKALKNVLGSHVNQAGSLVTPDRLRFDFTHIAAMTPDELSRVEDEVNAAILLDAPVTTEVLPLEAARAKGATALFGEKYGDTVRVVEVPGVSMEFCGGTHLSATGQAGSFLILAESGVAAGTRRIEAATGLNTIKHVREMRGELDESLHAAKAKAGELPGRIKKLQDDIRALTKEKEQLAAKLASGQGRDLLSGLEEIGGVKVLCAKVDAPNIKALREAMDDLRSKVPSGVVAIAAEQDGGKVSLIVAVSKDLHGRFTAPALIKEAAAAVGGSGGGRPDMAQAGGTNPAGIEEAFAKVRAVVAG; translated from the coding sequence ATGATGACGGCTCATGAAATCCGCGCCAAGTTCCTGGACTTCTTCGCTGCCCAGGGTCACCAGAAAGTGGCCTCCTCCCCGCTGATCCCGCGCGAGGACCCTTCGCTGCTTTTCACCAACGCCGGCATGGTCCAGTTCAAGAAGGTCTTTCTCGGCCAGGACAAGCCCGGCTACAAGCGCGCCACCACCTCGCAGAAGTGCCTGCGCGTGGGCGGCAAGCACAACGATCTGGAAAACGTCGGCCGCACCGCCCGCCACCACACGTTTTTCGAGATGCTCGGCAATTTTTCCTTTGGCGACTACTTCAAGGAAGACGCCATCCGCTTCGCCTGGACCTTTCTGACCGAGGTCATCGGCCTGGACAAAAGCCGGCTCTACGCCACGGTCTACCAGGACGACGACGAGGCCTTCGGCCTGTGGCAGAAGGTGGCCGGGCTCAGCCCGGACCGCATCTACCGGCTGGGCGAGAAGGACAACTTCTGGTCCATGGGCGACACCGGCCCCTGCGGCCCCTGCTCGGAGATCATGTACGACCGGGGCGAGGAGGTTTCCTGCGGCCCCGATTGCGGCATCGGCACCTGCGACTGCGACCGGTATCTGGAAATCTGGAACCTCGTGTTCATGCAGTACGACCAGCTGGAGTCCGGCGAGCGCGTGGCCCTGCCGCGTCCGAGCATCGACACCGGCATGGGGCTCGAGCGCATCGCCGCCGTGGTCCAGGGCGTGCACTCCAATTTCGACATCGACCTGTTCCAGACCATCATCGCCACGGCGGCCTCCATTGCCGGCGTGACCTACGGCGCGACCGACGAGCAGGACACGGCCCTTCGCGTCATCGCCGACCACAGCCGGGCCGTGGCCTTTCTGGTGGCCGACGGGGTCATGCCCTCCAACGAGGGCCGGGGCTATGTGCTAAGGCGGCTCATTCGCCGGGCCCTGCGTTTCGGCAAGCTCATCGGCCTGTCCGATCCTTTCCTGTTCAAGACCGCCGGCACGGTGGTCGAGGTCATGGGCGACGCCTACCCCGAGCTTGTGGCCACGCGCGACTTCATGGAGCGCATGGTGCGCGAGGAGGAGGAGCGTTTCGGCGTGACCCTGGACAAGGGGCTGGCCATCCTGGCCGAGGAGCTCGACCGCATGGAGGCGGCCGGCGAAAAGACCATCACCGGACAGTTCGCCTTCAAACTCTACGACACCTACGGATTCCCGCTGGACATCGTCAACGACGTGGCCGGCAAGCGCGGCATCACCACCGACGAGGACGGCTACAAGGCCTGCATGGCCGAGCAGAAGGCCCGGGCGAAAAAGGCCTGGAAGGGCAGCGGCGAGACCGATCCGGCGGTGCTGTTCCTGGAGCTGCTCGAATCCGGCATGAAGTCCCGGTTCGTGGGCTATGAGACGCTTACGGCCCAAAGCCGCGTCAACGCGCTCATTTCCGCCGAGGGTCAGGCCGTGGAACGGCTCACCGCCGGCGAGACCGGCTACGCCGTGTGCGCCGTGACCCCGTTTTACGGCGAATCCGGCGGCCAGGCCGGCGACGTGGGCGCCATCACCACGCTGACCGGCAACGCCACGGTGACCGGCACCATCAAGGCCGGCCCGGAGCTGACCGCGCACCACATAACGATTGCCGCGGGCGAAATCCTGCTCGACCAGGAGGCCGATCTGGCCGTGGATACGGCCGTTCGCGCCGCGACCGCCCGCAACCACACCTGCACGCACCTGCTCCACAAGGCGCTTAAAAACGTGCTCGGCAGCCACGTCAACCAGGCCGGGTCGCTGGTGACCCCGGACCGGCTGCGCTTCGACTTCACCCACATCGCGGCCATGACCCCGGACGAGCTTTCCCGGGTGGAGGACGAGGTCAACGCGGCCATCCTCCTCGACGCGCCGGTGACGACCGAGGTCCTGCCCCTCGAGGCGGCCCGGGCCAAGGGCGCGACCGCGCTTTTCGGCGAGAAGTACGGCGATACGGTGCGCGTGGTCGAGGTGCCGGGCGTGTCCATGGAATTTTGCGGCGGCACGCACCTTTCCGCCACCGGCCAGGCCGGCAGCTTCCTGATTCTCGCCGAATCGGGCGTTGCCGCCGGCACGCGGCGCATCGAGGCGGCCACGGGGCTCAACACCATCAAGCACGTGCGCGAGATGCGCGGCGAGCTGGACGAAAGCCTGCACGCGGCCAAGGCCAAGGCCGGGGAGCTGCCCGGGCGTATCAAGAAGCTTCAGGACGACATCAGGGCTCTGACCAAGGAAAAGGAACAGCTCGCCGCCAAGCTGGCCTCGGGCCAGGGGCGCGACCTGCTCTCCGGCCTCGAGGAGATCGGCGGGGTGAAAGTGCTTTGCGCCAAGGTCGACGCGCCGAACATCAAGGCGCTTCGCGAGGCCATGGACGATCTGCGCAGCAAGGTTCCGTCCGGGGTCGTGGCCATCGCGGCCGAGCAGGACGGCGGCAAGGTGAGCCTCATCGTGGCCGTGAGCAAGGATTTGCACGGCCGTTTCACCGCGCCGGCGCTCATTAAAGAAGCGGCGGCGGCGGTCGGCGGCTCGGGCGGCGGCCGTCCGGACATGGCGCAGGCCGGCGGCACCAATCCGGCCGGCATCGAAGAAGCCTTCGCCAAGGTGCGGGCGGTGGTCGCCGGGTAA
- a CDS encoding methyl-accepting chemotaxis protein yields MSAHTVASGGGTSVLRKISITWRFILLLVLFALFIGAVVLTFYIGMGTQSTHTIETTQDILMQGQREKLAVASNTLAEALGQAIRNETDPAKRIETIRAMVDQVRFEKDQSGYFFVYQGTVNVALPPAKAKQGTDLGGAKDANGVYYVRELLRQAKAGGGFVQYIFPKPGQGDQPKLAYAAMIPGTDMWIGTGIYIDNVERAKAAIRTENEKHIRSVLTGIFTGIGLGLLVLIGLCLVIIASITKPIRQATEAAMRCAAGDLDIHLSAAGNDEAAHMERALNTMVETLRANIAAIEAKTRDSEEKAQAAHQARQAAEEAMGQAHRARAEGLCQAAGRLEGVVGIVSRASSELSSHIDDSNHGAQDQSQRMAETAAAMEEMNATVLEVAKNASNAAETTDAARKKASSGADVVNKMVESIGRVRSQSEALKEDMGRLGDQAQDIGRIMNVISDIADQTNLLALNAAIEAARAGEAGRGFAVVADEVRKLAEKTMTATKEVGEAISGIQQGTNRNVENVVQSGQAVEEASGLATTAGEALAEIVHLVEDASDQVRSIATAAEQQSATSEEINRSIDAVNSISEATSRSMADAARAVGELTRQTQDLETLMSELEREGREAGAAKAIA; encoded by the coding sequence ATGAGCGCGCATACGGTTGCATCCGGCGGGGGGACCTCCGTTCTCCGCAAGATATCCATCACATGGCGTTTTATTTTACTGCTTGTCCTTTTTGCGCTTTTTATCGGCGCGGTCGTACTGACTTTCTATATAGGCATGGGCACACAGTCGACCCATACCATCGAGACGACCCAGGATATCCTGATGCAGGGGCAACGCGAGAAGCTGGCCGTGGCCTCCAACACCCTGGCCGAGGCCCTCGGCCAGGCCATCAGGAACGAAACGGATCCGGCCAAACGCATCGAAACCATCCGCGCCATGGTGGACCAGGTCCGCTTCGAAAAGGACCAATCGGGCTATTTCTTCGTCTACCAGGGGACGGTCAATGTCGCGCTGCCTCCGGCCAAGGCCAAGCAGGGCACGGACCTCGGCGGGGCCAAGGACGCGAACGGCGTGTACTACGTGCGCGAACTGCTGCGACAGGCCAAAGCCGGCGGCGGATTCGTCCAATACATCTTTCCCAAGCCGGGCCAGGGCGACCAGCCGAAGCTGGCCTATGCCGCCATGATCCCCGGCACGGACATGTGGATTGGCACCGGCATCTACATCGACAACGTGGAGCGGGCCAAAGCGGCCATCCGGACCGAGAACGAAAAGCACATCCGCTCCGTGCTGACGGGCATCTTCACCGGCATCGGCCTGGGCCTTCTCGTGCTGATCGGCTTGTGCCTCGTGATCATCGCCTCCATCACCAAACCCATCCGGCAGGCGACCGAAGCGGCGATGCGTTGCGCCGCCGGCGACCTGGACATCCATCTGAGCGCCGCCGGCAATGACGAAGCCGCCCACATGGAGCGCGCTCTCAACACCATGGTCGAGACGCTTCGGGCCAACATCGCGGCCATCGAAGCCAAGACCAGGGACAGCGAGGAGAAGGCCCAGGCCGCCCACCAGGCGCGCCAGGCCGCCGAGGAGGCCATGGGGCAAGCGCACCGGGCCAGGGCCGAAGGGCTCTGCCAGGCGGCGGGCCGGCTCGAAGGCGTCGTCGGCATCGTGTCCCGGGCCTCGTCGGAACTTTCGAGCCACATCGACGACTCCAACCACGGCGCCCAGGACCAGTCCCAACGCATGGCCGAGACCGCCGCGGCCATGGAAGAGATGAACGCCACGGTGCTCGAGGTGGCCAAGAACGCCTCCAACGCCGCCGAAACGACCGACGCGGCGCGCAAGAAAGCAAGCAGCGGCGCGGACGTCGTCAACAAGATGGTGGAAAGCATCGGCCGGGTGCGGAGCCAGTCCGAAGCCCTCAAGGAAGACATGGGCCGGCTTGGCGATCAGGCCCAGGACATCGGCCGCATCATGAACGTCATTTCCGACATCGCCGACCAGACAAACCTGCTGGCCTTAAACGCCGCCATCGAAGCGGCCCGGGCCGGCGAGGCCGGACGCGGCTTCGCCGTGGTCGCCGACGAGGTCAGGAAGTTGGCCGAAAAAACCATGACCGCCACCAAGGAGGTCGGGGAGGCCATCTCGGGCATCCAGCAGGGCACCAACCGCAACGTGGAAAACGTCGTCCAGTCCGGCCAGGCCGTCGAGGAGGCAAGCGGGCTGGCGACCACGGCCGGCGAGGCGCTGGCGGAAATCGTGCACCTGGTGGAGGACGCCTCGGATCAGGTCCGCTCCATCGCCACGGCGGCGGAGCAGCAATCCGCGACCAGCGAGGAGATCAACCGCTCCATCGACGCGGTCAATTCTATCTCCGAGGCCACCTCGCGCTCCATGGCCGATGCGGCCCGGGCTGTCGGCGAGCTGACCCGGCAGACCCAGGACCTCGAAACCCTCATGTCCGAACTCGAGCGGGAAGGCCGGGAGGCGGGCGCGGCCAAAGCCATCGCCTGA
- a CDS encoding adenine nucleotide alpha hydrolase family protein — protein MKSYHALALFSGGLDSILAVKTVMAQGLDVLCLHFVSPFFGKPDKIDHWKNIYGLDIVPVDVSDAYVSMLAASPAHGLGKFLNPCVDCKILMLRLAKELLPTYGASFVISGEVLGQRPMSQRLDALNIISRDSATRGLLLRPLCAKRLPETEAETSGLVDRTRLHAISGRGRKDQMVLAKTFGLTEIPTPAGGCLLTEEPSAKRFFPLFIHKPAPTAADFALANIGRQYWTGNRWLVIGRNQADNARLEAILDPDDLVFKVRTLPGPLGVARKLPGAVWDAATVADAAAFFASFNPKAMAIPGDVQVDVAGVDDSPVKVTPSRATPLAWSEPTWEAAKEGKRARFTQHGVGGR, from the coding sequence ATGAAATCCTACCACGCCCTGGCCCTTTTCTCCGGCGGCCTCGACAGCATATTGGCCGTCAAAACCGTCATGGCCCAAGGGCTCGACGTGTTGTGCCTGCACTTTGTCAGCCCCTTTTTCGGCAAACCCGACAAGATCGACCATTGGAAAAACATTTACGGACTCGACATCGTCCCGGTGGACGTGTCCGACGCCTACGTCTCCATGCTGGCCGCCAGCCCGGCCCACGGCCTGGGGAAATTTCTCAACCCCTGCGTGGACTGCAAGATCCTCATGCTGCGCCTGGCCAAGGAGCTGCTGCCGACCTACGGCGCGTCGTTTGTCATCTCCGGCGAGGTCCTCGGCCAGCGGCCCATGTCCCAGCGCCTGGACGCGCTCAACATCATCAGCCGCGACTCGGCCACGCGGGGACTGCTCCTGCGGCCGCTTTGCGCAAAGCGCCTGCCCGAAACCGAGGCCGAAACGTCCGGGCTCGTGGACCGTACGCGGCTCCACGCCATCTCCGGACGCGGCCGCAAGGATCAGATGGTCCTGGCCAAGACCTTCGGCCTGACCGAGATTCCCACCCCGGCCGGCGGCTGCCTGCTGACCGAGGAGCCCTCGGCCAAGCGCTTCTTCCCGCTTTTCATCCACAAGCCCGCGCCCACGGCGGCGGATTTCGCCCTGGCCAACATCGGCCGGCAATACTGGACGGGAAACCGCTGGCTGGTCATCGGCCGCAACCAGGCGGACAACGCGCGCCTGGAAGCCATCCTCGACCCGGACGACCTCGTCTTCAAGGTGCGCACCCTGCCCGGCCCCCTCGGCGTGGCGCGGAAACTTCCCGGCGCGGTCTGGGACGCGGCAACCGTCGCCGACGCCGCCGCCTTTTTCGCCTCCTTCAATCCCAAGGCCATGGCCATCCCCGGAGACGTGCAGGTCGACGTGGCCGGCGTCGACGACTCGCCGGTCAAGGTGACGCCGTCGCGCGCCACGCCCCTTGCCTGGAGCGAACCCACCTGGGAAGCGGCCAAGGAAGGCAAACGCGCCCGTTTCACCCAGCACGGTGTGGGGGGGAGATAG
- a CDS encoding glycosyltransferase — MRIVMIAENDPAGTASLFRSAINRLTDHTCRLVTTQLRYNNLYPKDLHVPWLDAAGRDELADALETADVFHFHMLADEHMPLGDITAAPFLAGKKIVHHHHGHHAFRSDPAFFQKKYRELGRKNLLVSTPDLLPKLPGARWQPNLVPERDPAYMPHPRRPDGTVRLGHSPTRRGLKNTDTLLAVCQRLKAELPEITWDIIENASHADCLARKQACDIVFDHMQGYFGISSLEALSQGTPVIAGLDDWNIATIRDFFHCDAPPWVLAHDATELENALRELILAPNRRRDIGATSRAFMEDVWNEEFLVRALCDFYETVQ; from the coding sequence ATGCGTATCGTCATGATTGCGGAAAACGATCCCGCCGGCACGGCATCGCTTTTTCGAAGCGCCATCAACCGGCTCACCGACCATACCTGCCGGCTGGTCACGACCCAGCTGCGCTACAACAACCTCTACCCCAAGGACCTGCACGTGCCCTGGCTCGACGCGGCCGGGCGCGACGAACTGGCGGACGCGCTCGAAACGGCCGACGTGTTCCACTTCCACATGCTGGCCGACGAGCACATGCCGCTTGGCGACATCACCGCCGCGCCGTTTCTGGCCGGCAAGAAGATCGTCCACCACCACCACGGCCACCACGCGTTCCGGTCCGACCCGGCCTTTTTCCAAAAGAAATACCGGGAGCTCGGGCGCAAAAACCTGCTCGTCTCCACGCCCGACCTGCTGCCGAAACTCCCCGGGGCGCGCTGGCAGCCGAACCTCGTGCCCGAACGAGACCCGGCCTACATGCCGCACCCGCGCCGGCCGGACGGCACGGTGCGCCTCGGGCATTCCCCCACCCGCAGGGGTCTCAAAAACACGGACACGCTGCTGGCCGTGTGCCAAAGGCTCAAGGCCGAGCTTCCCGAGATCACCTGGGACATCATCGAGAACGCCAGCCACGCCGACTGCCTGGCCCGGAAACAGGCCTGCGACATCGTCTTCGATCACATGCAGGGCTATTTCGGCATATCGTCCCTGGAGGCGCTTTCCCAGGGCACTCCGGTCATCGCCGGGCTCGACGACTGGAACATCGCCACGATCAGGGACTTTTTCCACTGCGACGCCCCGCCCTGGGTCCTGGCCCATGACGCGACGGAATTGGAAAACGCCCTGCGCGAACTGATTCTCGCCCCGAACAGGCGGCGGGACATCGGCGCGACATCGCGCGCCTTCATGGAAGACGTCTGGAACGAGGAATTTCTCGTTCGCGCGCTTTGCGACTTCTACGAAACAGTGCAATAG